From Burkholderia sp. WP9, a single genomic window includes:
- a CDS encoding MFS transporter codes for MQQPISSTQADAATPKGAAVSTARRSKARYQILALLAVGTMINYLDRTVLGIAAPQLTKELGINAALMGLLFSVFSWSYVASQIPGGLFLDRFGSKLTYFLSMTFWSLCTLAQGLVHGIGGLFAFRLGLGVSEAPCFPTNSRVVATWFPQSERAMATGTYTVGEYIGLAFFSPFLFMLMGVFGWRSLFYVVGGVGLVFGVIWWMFYREPRDHPSANQAELDYIEAGGGLTSAKKSGDASDATGAAAKAKSGFEWRTIGRLLKHRQLAGICLGQFAGNSTLVFFLTWFPTYLATERHMAWLKIGFFAIMPFIAASIGVMFGGIFSDWLLRRGKSANVARKLPIIAGLLLASTIVLANYVESNVAVIAILSVAFFAQGMAALGWTLVSDIAPEGLLGVTGGIFNFAANLAGIVTPLVVGFIVAATGSFVGALVFIGAIALVGALSYIFIVGDIKRIVLVD; via the coding sequence ATGCAGCAACCCATTTCATCCACCCAGGCCGACGCCGCGACGCCGAAAGGCGCCGCGGTAAGCACCGCGCGCCGCTCGAAAGCCCGCTATCAGATTCTGGCGCTGCTCGCGGTCGGAACGATGATCAATTATCTCGACCGGACGGTGCTCGGCATCGCCGCGCCGCAGTTGACCAAAGAGCTCGGCATCAACGCCGCGCTCATGGGGCTGCTTTTCTCGGTGTTTTCGTGGAGCTATGTGGCCTCGCAGATTCCGGGCGGTCTGTTTCTCGACCGCTTCGGCAGCAAGCTCACTTATTTTCTGTCGATGACCTTCTGGTCGCTGTGCACGCTCGCGCAAGGGCTGGTGCACGGCATCGGCGGGCTGTTCGCGTTCCGGCTCGGCCTGGGCGTCTCGGAAGCGCCGTGTTTTCCGACCAATAGCCGGGTGGTCGCCACGTGGTTCCCGCAGAGCGAACGCGCCATGGCGACGGGCACGTACACGGTCGGCGAATACATCGGCCTGGCTTTTTTCAGCCCGTTCCTGTTCATGCTGATGGGCGTTTTCGGCTGGCGCTCGCTGTTCTACGTGGTGGGCGGCGTCGGACTCGTGTTCGGCGTGATCTGGTGGATGTTCTATCGTGAGCCGCGCGATCACCCGTCGGCGAATCAGGCGGAACTCGACTATATCGAAGCGGGCGGCGGTCTCACGAGCGCGAAGAAGAGCGGCGATGCATCGGACGCCACAGGTGCGGCGGCGAAGGCGAAGAGCGGCTTCGAATGGCGCACCATTGGACGGCTGCTCAAGCATCGTCAACTGGCCGGCATCTGTCTCGGCCAGTTCGCCGGTAACTCGACGCTGGTGTTCTTCCTGACCTGGTTCCCGACCTATCTCGCCACCGAACGCCACATGGCATGGCTGAAGATCGGCTTCTTCGCGATCATGCCGTTCATTGCCGCGTCGATCGGCGTGATGTTCGGTGGCATTTTCTCCGACTGGCTGCTGCGCCGCGGCAAGTCGGCGAACGTGGCGCGCAAGCTGCCGATCATTGCCGGGCTGCTGCTCGCGTCGACTATCGTTCTCGCCAACTATGTCGAGAGCAACGTGGCGGTGATCGCGATTCTGTCGGTGGCGTTTTTTGCGCAGGGCATGGCGGCGCTGGGTTGGACGCTGGTGTCGGACATCGCGCCGGAAGGCCTGCTCGGCGTGACCGGCGGCATCTTCAACTTCGCCGCCAACCTGGCCGGCATCGTGACGCCGCTGGTGGTGGGTTTCATCGTCGCGGCAACCGGCTCGTTTGTCGGCGCGCTGGTGTTCATCGGCGCGATTGCGCTGGTCGGCGCGCTGTCGTACATCTTTATCGTCGGCGATATCAAGCGGATCGTGCTGGTGGATTGA
- the aroQ gene encoding type II 3-dehydroquinate dehydratase yields MSFASVLVLNGPNLNLLGTREPAIYGSETLDDIAKLCRDAGERLDLSIDFCQSNAEHQLIDWLHASRTKVDGIVINPAAYTHTSVAIADALSAIEKPVIEVHISNVHRREAFRHHSYVSAVAEAVIIGCGTQGYVLALERMASILKHRAAK; encoded by the coding sequence ATGAGTTTTGCCTCCGTACTGGTCCTCAATGGACCGAATCTCAATTTGCTCGGCACGCGCGAGCCGGCCATCTACGGCTCGGAAACGCTCGACGACATCGCGAAACTCTGCCGCGATGCCGGCGAGCGGCTGGATCTGTCGATCGACTTCTGCCAGTCGAACGCCGAGCATCAACTGATCGACTGGCTGCACGCGTCGCGGACCAAGGTCGATGGCATCGTGATCAATCCGGCGGCTTACACGCATACCTCGGTTGCCATCGCCGACGCGCTTTCCGCGATCGAAAAGCCGGTGATCGAAGTGCATATTTCAAACGTGCATCGCCGCGAGGCGTTCCGGCACCACTCGTACGTGTCGGCGGTGGCGGAGGCGGTCATCATCGGTTGCGGCACGCAAGGCTATGTACTGGCGTTGGAGCGGATGGCCAGCATTCTTAAGCATAGGGCGGCGAAATGA
- a CDS encoding sugar phosphate isomerase/epimerase and 4-hydroxyphenylpyruvate domain-containing protein, which translates to MQRSIATVSISGTLVEKLTAIQAAGFEGVEIFENDLLYFDGSPADVRRIAEDLGLKIMLFQPFRDFDGVSPERLERNLDRAKRKFDVMHELGTDRILVCSNVSPDTIGDDSLMTDQLGALARAAQAAGVIAGYEALAWGKHVKTYRHAWKLVNAVNHPNLGLVLDSFHTLSLNDTVDGIADIPGERIAFVQIADAPKLAMDVLEWSRHYRCFPGQGDFDLANFTAQVVKTGYRGPLSLEIFNDGFRAAPTTITAADGHRSLLFLEEQTRALLESTQQPVGDLYRSPAAPAHVGYQFLEFAVDHGTRAQLVDWLGKLRFREAGRHRSKEVTLYQHGAASIVLNAEPDSFANAFFQQHGLSLCASAFRVDDAHQAFERAAGFGYAPFSGQIGPNERVLPAVQAPDSSLNYFVDETPDQPTLFEADFVLTDINGPTEVGPLSRIDHVCLSVPANSLDTWVLFLRTALGFDAEPGVLVPDPYGLVRSRALRSRDGSVRIVLNASVDHHTAVAEALHTYHGSGLNHVAFSTGDIFSAMPEFVADGLPVLRIPRNYYEDLAARYALPDETLEALRANNILYDRDERGGEFFHAYTEQLDQRFFMEIVERRGGYDGYGAANAAVRLAAQAQRRK; encoded by the coding sequence ATGCAACGTTCGATTGCCACCGTGTCGATCAGCGGAACCCTTGTCGAGAAGCTGACCGCGATCCAGGCGGCGGGCTTCGAAGGCGTCGAGATCTTCGAGAACGACTTGCTGTATTTCGACGGTTCGCCCGCCGACGTGCGGCGCATCGCCGAAGATCTCGGGCTGAAGATCATGCTGTTTCAGCCGTTTCGCGATTTCGACGGTGTCAGCCCGGAGCGCCTCGAGCGCAATCTCGACCGCGCAAAGCGCAAGTTCGACGTCATGCATGAACTGGGTACGGACCGCATTCTGGTGTGCAGCAACGTGTCGCCCGACACCATCGGCGACGATTCGCTGATGACCGACCAGCTCGGCGCGCTGGCCCGCGCCGCCCAGGCTGCCGGTGTGATCGCGGGCTACGAAGCGCTCGCGTGGGGCAAACACGTCAAGACGTACCGGCACGCGTGGAAACTCGTGAATGCCGTCAATCATCCCAATCTCGGGCTCGTGCTCGACAGCTTTCACACGCTTTCGTTGAACGACACGGTGGACGGTATCGCCGATATTCCGGGCGAACGCATCGCCTTCGTGCAGATCGCCGACGCGCCGAAGCTCGCCATGGACGTGCTCGAATGGAGCCGCCACTATCGCTGCTTCCCGGGCCAGGGCGATTTCGATCTCGCCAATTTCACCGCGCAGGTCGTGAAAACGGGCTATCGCGGGCCGCTTTCACTGGAAATCTTCAACGACGGCTTTCGCGCCGCGCCCACCACCATCACGGCCGCGGACGGCCATCGTTCGCTGCTGTTCCTCGAGGAGCAGACCCGCGCGCTGCTCGAATCCACGCAGCAGCCGGTCGGCGACCTGTACCGCTCGCCCGCGGCGCCCGCGCACGTCGGCTATCAGTTCCTCGAATTCGCCGTGGACCACGGCACGCGCGCGCAACTCGTCGACTGGCTCGGCAAACTGCGCTTTCGCGAGGCCGGCCGGCATCGTTCGAAAGAGGTCACGCTTTACCAGCACGGCGCGGCTTCGATCGTGCTGAACGCCGAGCCGGATTCGTTCGCCAATGCGTTTTTCCAGCAACATGGTTTGTCGCTGTGCGCGTCGGCGTTTCGCGTGGACGACGCCCATCAGGCGTTCGAGCGCGCCGCCGGCTTCGGCTACGCGCCGTTCTCCGGGCAGATCGGGCCGAACGAACGCGTGCTGCCCGCCGTGCAGGCGCCGGACAGCAGCCTGAATTATTTCGTCGACGAAACGCCGGATCAGCCCACCTTGTTCGAGGCCGATTTCGTTCTCACCGACATCAACGGTCCGACCGAAGTCGGGCCGCTCAGCCGTATCGACCATGTTTGCCTGTCGGTGCCGGCGAATTCGCTGGATACGTGGGTGCTGTTCCTGCGAACCGCCTTGGGGTTCGACGCCGAACCAGGCGTGCTGGTGCCCGATCCCTACGGTCTCGTACGCAGCCGCGCGCTGCGCAGCCGCGACGGCTCGGTGCGCATCGTGCTGAATGCCTCCGTGGACCATCACACGGCGGTAGCCGAGGCGCTGCACACGTATCACGGGTCCGGCCTGAACCACGTCGCTTTCAGCACCGGCGACATTTTCAGCGCGATGCCCGAGTTCGTCGCCGACGGCTTGCCGGTGTTGCGCATTCCGCGCAATTACTACGAGGATCTCGCCGCTCGCTACGCCTTGCCGGACGAGACGCTGGAGGCGCTGCGCGCCAATAACATCCTGTACGACCGCGACGAGCGGGGTGGCGAATTTTTCCACGCTTACACGGAACAGCTCGACCAGCGTTTCTTCATGGAAATCGTCGAGCGGCGCGGCGGTTACGACGGCTATGGCGCGGCCAATGCCGCCGTGCGGCTTGCCGCGCAAGCGCAGCGCCGCAAATAG
- a CDS encoding shikimate dehydrogenase gives MNSQANSQATPHSYLVGLIGSGIGGSLTPAMHEEEGSKLGLHYVYRRIDLEALKLDIAALPDLLTAAERMGFNGLNITYPCKQAVIPLLDELSDDARALGAVNTVLFKDGKRIGHNTDWSGFARAFQRGLPDVSLERVVQLGAGGAGAAVAHAALNMGAKSLTLFDVDATRAASLAEELQKRFPAAAVSAGSSLAESLAAANGLIHATPTGMAKLPGLPLPVELLHRDLWVADIVYFPIRTALLEAAEAIGCRTLSGGGMAVYQAVDAMRIFTGLEPDAERVYSHFQSLLQR, from the coding sequence ATGAACTCACAAGCGAACTCACAAGCAACACCTCATTCCTATCTGGTCGGTCTGATCGGATCGGGCATTGGCGGATCGCTGACGCCCGCGATGCACGAGGAAGAGGGCAGCAAGCTCGGCCTGCACTACGTGTACCGGCGTATCGACCTGGAAGCGTTGAAGCTCGACATCGCCGCACTGCCTGATCTGCTCACGGCCGCCGAACGCATGGGCTTCAACGGCCTGAACATCACATATCCGTGCAAGCAGGCCGTAATTCCCCTGCTCGACGAACTGTCCGACGACGCGCGCGCGCTCGGCGCGGTCAACACGGTCCTGTTCAAGGACGGCAAACGTATCGGCCACAACACGGACTGGTCCGGTTTCGCCCGCGCGTTCCAGCGCGGCTTGCCGGACGTGTCGCTGGAGCGCGTCGTGCAACTGGGCGCGGGCGGCGCCGGCGCGGCGGTCGCGCACGCCGCGCTGAACATGGGCGCGAAATCGCTCACGCTATTCGATGTGGATGCCACGCGCGCCGCCTCGCTAGCCGAGGAATTGCAGAAGCGTTTTCCTGCCGCCGCGGTCAGCGCCGGCAGTTCGCTCGCCGAGTCGCTCGCGGCCGCCAATGGCCTGATTCACGCCACCCCCACCGGCATGGCGAAATTGCCCGGCTTGCCCCTGCCGGTCGAATTGCTGCACCGCGATTTGTGGGTGGCGGACATCGTCTATTTTCCGATCCGCACCGCGCTGCTGGAGGCGGCCGAAGCAATCGGCTGCCGCACGCTGAGCGGCGGCGGCATGGCGGTGTATCAGGCGGTCGACGCCATGCGCATCTTCACCGGTCTCGAACCCGACGCCGAGCGGGTGTACAGCCATTTTCAATCGTTGCTGCAACGCTAA
- a CDS encoding TetR/AcrR family transcriptional regulator, with product MKKGSKAAEPDTNGIPSDSPRTDTRRKYDPEQTKRNILEVATQEFSAMGLTGARVDAIAERTNTTKRMLYYYFGSKEGLYQAVLEKVYGDIRALEQDLHVSELDPIEGMRALVEFTFDYHDRQRDFVRLVTIENIHGAKYVEQVKSFKGRNVTVIHTIEDLLKRGIATGQFRSDLDPIDLHLLISSLCFHRVGNRHTFGAAFGRDPSHPRLRARHRAMIVDAVLRFVRKDD from the coding sequence ATGAAAAAGGGAAGCAAGGCTGCCGAGCCTGATACCAACGGCATCCCGTCCGACAGTCCGCGTACCGACACCCGGCGCAAGTACGATCCCGAACAGACGAAGCGCAACATCCTCGAGGTCGCGACCCAGGAGTTCTCCGCGATGGGATTGACTGGCGCGCGCGTCGACGCGATCGCGGAGCGTACGAACACCACCAAGCGCATGCTGTACTACTACTTCGGCAGCAAGGAAGGGTTGTACCAGGCGGTGCTGGAAAAGGTGTACGGAGACATTCGCGCGCTCGAACAGGATCTGCACGTCAGCGAACTCGACCCGATCGAGGGAATGCGCGCGCTAGTCGAGTTCACGTTCGACTATCACGACCGTCAGCGCGATTTCGTGCGGCTCGTCACCATCGAAAATATTCACGGCGCCAAGTACGTCGAGCAGGTCAAGAGCTTCAAAGGCCGCAACGTCACCGTGATTCATACGATCGAAGACCTGCTCAAGCGCGGTATCGCGACCGGACAATTCCGCAGCGACCTCGATCCGATCGATCTGCATTTGCTGATCAGCTCGCTGTGCTTTCACCGCGTCGGCAATCGCCATACCTTCGGCGCGGCGTTCGGGCGCGATCCGTCGCATCCGCGCTTGCGCGCGCGGCATCGCGCCATGATCGTCGATGCCGTACTGCGTTTCGTGCGCAAGGACGACTGA
- a CDS encoding FAD-dependent oxidoreductase, giving the protein MKQHFEIVIVGAGPAGLNAAHAAARTGATVALLDDNPRAGGQIWRQGPGDSPQAPLRHLLDALSGQGNLTHWPSTRVVAPLDSRGLLLESAQHGGTCIAYERLILATGARERLLPFPGWTLPGVTGAGALQALIKGGMPVRGERIVIAGSGPLLIAALATARAAGAQVVAVVEQASAFDVARFGVSLLAEPAKLRQAVGMTRGFAGLNYWTGSIVEAAHGDGRVERVTIARGPGRRVTLDCDRIACGYGLVPNVTLAQALGCAIGEAGEIVVDGEQRTSVENVFAAGECTGVGGAELAGVEGEIAGLAASGAAAVHAALDTQRARWRGFGRRVDAAFALRAAARTPPADATLLCRCEDVSIGEVREFANSRDAKLHTRCGMGACQGRICGAAASLYFGWEAAAPRPPFSPAQIGTLMAANVEPPPTE; this is encoded by the coding sequence ATGAAACAACACTTCGAGATCGTCATTGTCGGCGCGGGTCCGGCCGGCTTGAACGCCGCGCACGCTGCCGCGCGCACGGGAGCCACGGTCGCTCTGCTGGACGACAATCCACGCGCCGGCGGCCAGATCTGGCGGCAAGGTCCGGGCGATTCGCCGCAAGCGCCGTTGCGTCACCTCCTCGACGCGCTGAGCGGGCAAGGCAACCTCACGCATTGGCCGTCGACTCGCGTGGTTGCGCCGCTGGATTCACGCGGGTTGTTGCTCGAATCCGCGCAGCACGGCGGCACGTGTATCGCGTATGAGCGCCTGATTCTTGCGACCGGCGCGCGAGAGCGGCTCTTGCCATTCCCAGGCTGGACATTGCCGGGCGTGACCGGCGCGGGCGCGCTGCAGGCGCTCATCAAGGGCGGCATGCCGGTGCGTGGCGAGCGGATCGTGATTGCCGGCAGCGGTCCGTTGCTGATCGCCGCGCTCGCCACGGCGCGCGCGGCGGGGGCGCAGGTGGTGGCGGTGGTGGAGCAGGCGTCGGCGTTCGACGTCGCGCGTTTCGGCGTCTCCCTGCTGGCCGAGCCCGCCAAGTTGCGGCAAGCCGTCGGCATGACGCGCGGGTTCGCGGGCCTGAATTACTGGACCGGCAGTATCGTCGAAGCGGCGCATGGGGACGGCCGCGTCGAGCGTGTCACCATCGCGCGCGGGCCGGGGAGGCGCGTCACGCTCGATTGCGACCGCATCGCGTGCGGCTATGGGCTCGTGCCGAACGTCACGCTGGCGCAAGCGCTCGGCTGCGCGATTGGCGAGGCGGGCGAGATTGTCGTCGACGGCGAACAGCGCACATCGGTGGAGAACGTGTTCGCGGCGGGCGAGTGTACCGGGGTCGGCGGCGCCGAGCTGGCCGGTGTGGAGGGCGAGATCGCCGGCCTCGCTGCAAGCGGCGCGGCAGCGGTCCACGCGGCGCTCGACACGCAGCGGGCGCGATGGCGCGGGTTCGGCCGACGCGTCGACGCGGCCTTCGCCCTGCGCGCCGCCGCACGCACGCCGCCCGCTGACGCCACGCTGCTGTGCCGCTGCGAGGACGTGAGCATCGGCGAAGTCCGCGAGTTTGCGAACTCGCGCGACGCCAAGCTGCATACCCGCTGCGGCATGGGCGCCTGTCAGGGAAGGATTTGCGGCGCGGCGGCGAGCCTGTATTTCGGTTGGGAGGCCGCGGCGCCGCGCCCGCCTTTCAGCCCGGCGCAAATCGGCACCTTGATGGCGGCGAATGTGGAGCCGCCGCCAACCGAATAA
- a CDS encoding AraC family transcriptional regulator: MNTLAHPLDTDDATLSGMLSHFRLLEPVFDAMPDVVFFVKDAEARYALVNRTLASRCGFKEKAALLGKTAEDVFPRRFGRIYTAQDKAIINVGNQLIDQLELHLYPGRQPGWCLTCKQPLRDAAGKVVGLAGISRDLKADESSHPAYSRLAAVVQSIQANYVQPLNLKQLAAMADMSVAQLERYFHKVFHLTPRQVLLKARLDAATALLVSHDKVTDVAALCGYTDHSAFTRQFKATVGVTPTEYRMLLHGTSRS; the protein is encoded by the coding sequence ATGAACACGCTGGCTCATCCGCTCGATACGGACGACGCAACGCTGTCCGGCATGCTGTCGCACTTCAGGCTGCTGGAGCCGGTGTTCGACGCGATGCCGGATGTCGTGTTCTTCGTCAAGGACGCCGAGGCGCGCTATGCGCTGGTGAACCGCACGCTCGCGTCCCGCTGTGGCTTCAAGGAAAAGGCGGCGCTGCTCGGCAAGACCGCCGAGGACGTGTTTCCGCGCCGCTTTGGGCGCATCTATACGGCGCAGGACAAGGCGATCATCAACGTCGGCAATCAGCTGATCGACCAACTGGAACTGCATCTGTATCCCGGCAGGCAGCCGGGCTGGTGTCTGACCTGCAAGCAGCCGCTGCGGGATGCGGCGGGCAAGGTGGTCGGCCTCGCCGGCATTTCCCGCGACCTGAAAGCGGACGAAAGCAGTCATCCGGCCTACAGCCGACTCGCCGCGGTGGTGCAGTCCATCCAGGCAAACTACGTTCAGCCTTTGAATCTGAAGCAGCTTGCGGCGATGGCCGATATGTCGGTCGCGCAACTGGAGCGCTATTTTCACAAGGTGTTTCATCTGACGCCGCGCCAGGTCTTGCTGAAGGCCCGGCTTGACGCCGCGACGGCGCTGCTGGTCTCGCACGACAAGGTCACCGACGTCGCCGCGCTGTGCGGCTACACCGACCACAGCGCGTTCACGAGACAATTCAAGGCGACCGTCGGCGTGACGCCGACCGAATACCGCATGCTGCTGCACGGCACTTCGCGGAGCTGA
- a CDS encoding FAD-binding oxidoreductase encodes MQSFYEATVTRSSAYAPLAGRRSAHVCIIGGGLAGLSTALGLAERGVADVTVLEARQVGFGASGRNGGFVFGGYSLDCADLLKTLGAARARELYTLTTDAVDLMRKRIARYRIDCDATDAGVILANWFDEPARLESQRRLMRDSFGVEWEPVTAEQLASQLKTRRYHGGLFERNAFHFHPLKYVLGVAGAAARAGVQIHEHSPVVRLQRDGDGFVVHTQHGALEARHVVMAGGGYARHVYPRVERAVLPIATYVMATEPLGARLKDAIDTRAAVYDTRFAFDYYRPLPDTRILWGGRISVRDRAPEVIARLLRRDLLKVYPQLHDVRIEHAWGGLMSYARHKMPQIGRSTDGVWYAVGFGGHGMAPTTVSGELLAAAIAGERPVPEAFASFGLTPTYGALGLAAAQLTYTAMQTRDALAARRRPTV; translated from the coding sequence ATGCAAAGCTTTTACGAAGCCACTGTCACGCGTTCGTCCGCCTATGCGCCGCTGGCCGGGCGCCGTAGCGCCCATGTCTGCATCATCGGCGGCGGTCTCGCGGGATTGTCCACGGCATTGGGACTCGCCGAGCGGGGCGTCGCCGACGTCACCGTGCTCGAAGCCCGTCAGGTCGGGTTCGGCGCCTCCGGGCGCAACGGCGGGTTCGTGTTCGGCGGCTACAGCCTCGATTGCGCAGATCTGCTGAAAACCCTCGGCGCGGCTCGCGCCCGCGAGCTGTATACGCTGACCACCGACGCCGTCGATCTGATGAGAAAGCGCATCGCGCGCTATCGCATCGACTGCGACGCGACCGACGCTGGCGTGATCCTCGCCAACTGGTTCGACGAACCGGCGCGGCTCGAGTCGCAGCGTCGCCTCATGCGCGATTCGTTCGGCGTCGAGTGGGAACCGGTGACGGCGGAACAGTTGGCTTCGCAGCTCAAGACGCGCCGTTATCACGGCGGGCTATTCGAGCGTAACGCGTTCCACTTTCATCCGCTCAAATACGTGCTCGGCGTGGCCGGCGCCGCGGCCCGTGCCGGCGTACAGATTCATGAGCACTCGCCGGTCGTGCGTCTGCAGCGCGATGGCGACGGGTTCGTGGTGCACACACAGCACGGCGCGCTGGAAGCGCGCCACGTCGTGATGGCGGGCGGCGGCTACGCGCGGCACGTCTACCCGCGCGTCGAACGCGCGGTGCTGCCGATCGCCACCTACGTGATGGCCACCGAGCCGCTCGGCGCACGCCTGAAAGATGCGATCGACACCCGCGCCGCCGTCTACGACACCCGCTTCGCCTTCGACTATTACCGGCCGCTGCCCGACACTCGCATTCTGTGGGGCGGCCGCATTTCGGTGCGTGACCGCGCGCCCGAGGTGATCGCGCGGCTCTTGCGGCGCGATCTGCTCAAGGTTTATCCGCAACTGCACGACGTGCGTATCGAACACGCATGGGGCGGCCTGATGAGCTATGCGCGGCACAAGATGCCGCAAATCGGCCGCAGCACCGACGGCGTCTGGTATGCGGTCGGCTTCGGCGGGCACGGCATGGCGCCGACTACCGTGTCCGGCGAACTGCTGGCGGCGGCCATTGCGGGCGAGCGTCCGGTGCCCGAGGCATTCGCGTCTTTCGGTTTGACTCCGACGTATGGCGCGTTGGGTCTCGCGGCGGCGCAACTCACCTACACCGCGATGCAGACGCGCGACGCGCTCGCCGCGCGCCGCAGGCCCACTGTTTGA
- a CDS encoding FAD-dependent oxidoreductase has product MTADVLIVGAGIVGAACAAELAALGMRVDVFDARGIGGGATAAGMGHIVVMNDSPAEFALSRYSRDLWLELAPQLRARDAFARCGTLWVAADEEEQHAARAMHAAFEAQGMTAQLLDAAALRACEPALAASMAGGLRIEHDSIVYAPTVAEWLLTQSPAAANIRVCLGAEVTSIGANGLTLADGERVGAAHVVVANGLGAQHLVPSLPLQPKKGHLLITDRYPGLIRNQLLELGYIKSAHHAAGTSVAFNAQPRPTGQLLIGSSRQFDSTDPAVDMPVLAQMLQRAAHYLPVLPTLNGIRAWTGFRAATPDGLPMIGTAGDFAPGVWLAVGHEGLGVTTSLASAKLLAAQIVASVAPIAVEPYLPKRFARKVAHDS; this is encoded by the coding sequence ATGACGGCAGACGTGTTGATCGTCGGGGCCGGCATTGTCGGCGCGGCGTGCGCGGCGGAACTGGCGGCGCTCGGCATGCGGGTCGACGTGTTCGACGCGCGGGGCATCGGCGGCGGAGCGACGGCGGCGGGCATGGGCCACATCGTCGTGATGAACGACTCGCCGGCGGAATTCGCGCTGAGTCGGTATTCACGAGACTTGTGGCTTGAACTCGCGCCGCAGCTGCGCGCGCGCGACGCGTTCGCGCGCTGCGGCACGCTCTGGGTCGCAGCGGACGAAGAAGAGCAACACGCCGCCCGCGCGATGCATGCCGCGTTCGAGGCTCAAGGCATGACAGCGCAACTGCTCGACGCGGCCGCGTTGCGGGCTTGCGAGCCGGCACTGGCGGCGTCGATGGCGGGCGGTTTGCGCATTGAACACGACAGCATCGTGTATGCGCCGACCGTTGCCGAATGGCTGCTGACGCAATCGCCGGCCGCCGCAAATATTCGCGTGTGCCTGGGTGCGGAGGTGACCTCGATCGGCGCGAACGGCCTCACGCTTGCCGACGGCGAACGTGTCGGCGCGGCGCACGTCGTCGTTGCCAATGGTCTGGGCGCGCAGCACCTCGTGCCGTCGCTGCCGCTGCAGCCGAAAAAGGGCCACCTGCTGATCACGGACCGCTATCCTGGCCTGATCCGGAATCAGTTGCTCGAACTCGGCTACATCAAGAGCGCGCATCACGCGGCGGGCACGTCGGTGGCGTTCAATGCGCAACCGCGGCCCACGGGGCAATTGCTGATCGGCTCGTCGCGCCAGTTCGACAGCACCGATCCCGCCGTCGACATGCCCGTGCTCGCGCAGATGCTGCAGCGCGCCGCGCACTACCTGCCTGTGCTGCCGACGCTCAACGGCATTCGCGCGTGGACCGGATTTCGCGCGGCCACGCCGGACGGCCTGCCGATGATCGGCACGGCCGGCGATTTCGCGCCCGGCGTATGGCTTGCCGTCGGGCACGAGGGCCTGGGCGTGACGACCTCGCTCGCGAGCGCGAAGCTGCTTGCCGCGCAGATCGTGGCGAGCGTCGCGCCGATTGCGGTCGAGCCTTATCTACCTAAGCGTTTTGCCCGAAAGGTGGCCCATGACTCGTAG
- a CDS encoding (2Fe-2S)-binding protein, which yields MTRSSDAASIHLTIDGRSIAVAPGTTVAAALVLAGIRSTRISVSGEPRAALCGMGVCQECRVTIDGRAHVLACQAVCRQDQVVRTNVAVNMP from the coding sequence ATGACTCGTAGCAGCGACGCGGCAAGCATCCACTTGACGATCGACGGCCGGAGTATCGCTGTCGCGCCCGGCACGACCGTGGCCGCTGCGCTCGTGCTGGCGGGTATTCGCAGCACGCGGATCTCGGTGAGCGGCGAGCCTCGCGCCGCGCTGTGCGGCATGGGCGTGTGCCAGGAATGTCGCGTGACGATCGACGGCCGGGCGCATGTGCTGGCGTGCCAGGCCGTGTGCCGGCAGGACCAGGTCGTTCGTACCAACGTTGCGGTGAACATGCCTTGA